GGTTTTGTAAGCATAGACCAACACCTGGGTAATCATGTAAGGGGTTGCAAGGTTATAGGTTGATAATCCAGAGCCGTCGTTAAGCTTGAATGGATAATACTCTCCAAAGAGCTTTTTGTAAAAATCGTTCATAACTTTAAGTGAGTTATATATACTACCAAAACCGTAAACTCTCAGTCCTACAGTTCTCAGTATCTGTTCTGCATACGAGTTACTACTGTATTTGTTCGCCACCGAGATGAGATTCTTTAAAGGGGCAGACTTGATCACTATGAACTCTCTGTAGTCACTTGTTAGTTTACCTATCTTGACCGTACCTTTAACGTTGATACCATAGCTGCTGAGTATCTGTTTAATATGAAAGCCAAAGTTCAAAGCTACAGCAGTTGTATCGTATGGATTAAAATTGTTAGGATTTTCTTTAAGTATCAAGGCATCAACGCTTGGATTTTTATAATCCCATTCCCAACCGATACCCCATCTTTCATTGGAGAAGAAAGAATTGTCGATTACTATGTTACCTTCTATCTCCCTTACGCCTTCAATGACAAATTTTTTGAGGTTCGCTTTGAGCGTATCGACGCTCATCGAAGGGTCACCGTTACCTTTGATGACAATGTTGCCTCGAACTGTCGGAGATATGTTACCGCGAGGAACGTACACCGTTGTAGTGTAGCGAAAATCAGGCCCAAGCACTTCCCACGCAACGAGCGTGGAGAAGATTTTTGTCAATGAAGCGGGAACAAAGAGACTGTGTTCGTTGTACCGAACAAGTGTATTTCCATTGTCTACATCAACAAAATACACACCAACAAATCCACCCTGTGGTGCCTTCGAGGTTATGATGGAGTAAACGTCTTGAGCCAATATTACGGAAGGATAAATGATAAAAATAATGGATGTGAAAAATACCAGCGAAAGATAGAAAAAATTATTTTGAGAGTATTTCAATCTTCTTGATTCTTTACTCAACGATCTGATGTATGCTCTGAACACCTATTACTTTGCCTCCCACATCAATGTACAACGTATCATCACCGATTTTCAAAACTGTTCCTTCAACAATTTGATCGTCCACTTTTACTTTAAGCTTATCTCCTTCTTTGGGAACTAAGTATTTCTTCCAAAGTTTTGTGATATTTTCCGTTTCATTTCTGTATGTTATCAGTAGATTCCATGCGTGTTTGTTTACAGTATCAAGTAGGTAAGTGATTTTCACCTTTTTCTTGAGGATATCTTTCAAAGAAATCGCTATATCTTTTAAATCCTCAGGAATATCGTTGTTTACATTTATACCTATGCCTA
The DNA window shown above is from Fervidobacterium changbaicum and carries:
- a CDS encoding D-alanyl-D-alanine carboxypeptidase/D-alanyl-D-alanine-endopeptidase is translated as MFRAYIRSLSKESRRLKYSQNNFFYLSLVFFTSIIFIIYPSVILAQDVYSIITSKAPQGGFVGVYFVDVDNGNTLVRYNEHSLFVPASLTKIFSTLVAWEVLGPDFRYTTTVYVPRGNISPTVRGNIVIKGNGDPSMSVDTLKANLKKFVIEGVREIEGNIVIDNSFFSNERWGIGWEWDYKNPSVDALILKENPNNFNPYDTTAVALNFGFHIKQILSSYGINVKGTVKIGKLTSDYREFIVIKSAPLKNLISVANKYSSNSYAEQILRTVGLRVYGFGSIYNSLKVMNDFYKKLFGEYYPFKLNDGSGLSTYNLATPYMITQVLVYAYKTHGGFNGFISTLASSGKEGTMEKRLGDITLYAKTGTLQKVSNIAGVMVTKTGRKVAFTIMVNNFIIPTYMAMQYQDEIIRYVWNNY